In a genomic window of Procambarus clarkii isolate CNS0578487 chromosome 10, FALCON_Pclarkii_2.0, whole genome shotgun sequence:
- the LOC138363375 gene encoding calphotin-like has translation MHLLSSSPLKGVRSNIRTLGMRLRADIPSQVRLLGCSVRVFYARQPRTCYPCGLLGHQAAGCSEPAVAPVNLFREEDFPPLPVEEDSVGVDAALAAAVPRVSPEASPADVAPPLEAVSPVAVASSQAVVSPSGVRPAPVAVLDASVVLPAPVCTAPPSSCSPSVPVTAPSPCAQGVLGAGVAVGPPTVPDLVPRVVEDAAVLWRASVRPACVVRVSGSTSGSDDVRPVPKRSRTSSDWADAGEFDEGGTSSDGGEVPSHSSVVAEVHVLAAASVDVSSREVPVELASDASPASDGSGSAWVVVPPAGERGDLVVVFKKTGRSGGFRAPSFVPWFIGSGFATPPVSDCLYCVSCSVGCGVAVSAAFVVFSCVSGGGAVSGACVRFFRVFCFPSLCLTSLCDNCRPAPGAAVSA, from the coding sequence ATGCACCTGCTCTCCTCGAGTCCGCTAAAGGGTGTGCGGTCAAATATTCGCACTCTAGGAATGAGGCTGCGGGCGGACATTCCTTCTCAAGTGAGgcttcttgggtgttctgttcgagTGTTTTATGCTCGCCAGCCCCGTACGTGTTACccttgtggcctcttgggccatcaggctgctgggtgctctgAACCTGCCGTCGCGCCCGTCAACctcttccgtgaggaggatttcccgccgctccctgtggAAGAGGATTCGGTGGGTGTGGACGCCGCTTTGGCTGCTGCCGTACCCCGTGTGTCGCCTGAAGCGTCTCCTGCAGATGTCGCCCCTCCTCTAGaggctgtgtcgcctgttgcGGTTGCCTCTTCTCAGGCGGTTGTGTCGCCGTCGGGTGTTCGTCCTGCCCCGGTTGCTGTCCTGGATGCTTCCGTGGTTCTTCCGGCTCCTGTATGCACGGCTCCCCCGTCTTCCTGTTCTCCGTCTGTGCCTGTCACTGCACCCTCGCCGTGTGCCCagggtgtgctgggtgctggggtcgcTGTGGGACCTCCTACTGTGCCCGACCTGGTTCCCCGTGTGGTGGAGGATGCTGCCGTCCTGTGGagagcgtcggttcgcccggcttgtgttgtCCGGGTCTCTGGGTCGACATCCGGCTCTGATGATGTGAGGCCGGTGCCCAAGCGTTCCCGGACATCTTCTGATTGGGCTGATGCGGGAGAATTCGACGAAGGTGGAACTTCCAGTGACGGTGGTGAGGTTCCGTCGCATTcctcggtggtggcggaggtccatgtgcttgCGGCTGCCAGTGTCGATGTTTCTTCTCGTGAGGTGCCTGTGGAGCTTGCTTCCGATGcgtcgcctgcgtcggatggttccGGTTCTGCGTGGGtggtggttcctcctgctggtgagcgtggtgacctggtggtggtgttcaagAAGACTGGTCGCTCTGGGGGGTTCCGTGCCCCCAGTTTCGTCCCTTGGTTCATCGGCAGCGGTTTTGCCACTCCTCCCGTCTCCGACTGTCTCTACTGTGTCTCCTGCAGTGTCGGGTGTGGGGTTGCCGTCTCGGCGGCCTTCGTCGTCTTCTCCTGTGTGTCCGGCGGCGGGGCCGTCTCGGGGGCCTGCGTCCGCTTCTTCCGTGTCTTCTGCTTCCCTTCGCTCTGCCTTACCTCGTTATGCGACAATTGTCGCCCAGCTCCGGGTGCTGCCGTTTCCGCCTGA